The following are from one region of the Pseudohongiella spirulinae genome:
- a CDS encoding SDR family oxidoreductase yields MKDSPLEIFKPDLFKGRTALITGGARGIGLAIATAFARYGASVVIASRNSENLQSAREQLAAINPNCLAQQVNIRDTADVENLVSAAKERFGRIDFLINNAGGQFPARPSQISDNGWRAVVDLNLNGTWNMCSRVAPLMVDQGFGAIVNVVHVYSFNRGAPPFVHSGAARAGVVNMTQSLSYYLARKGVTVNALAPGSIDTQGIHEEEFASAEYGDLAESTLRDVPAHRMGTAEEMAAITLFLCSPAARYINGASIVADGAQFMGNWAPMVDPEQF; encoded by the coding sequence ATGAAGGACTCACCACTGGAGATCTTTAAACCTGACCTGTTTAAAGGCCGCACCGCTTTGATTACCGGCGGTGCCCGCGGCATCGGACTGGCCATCGCCACAGCGTTTGCCCGTTACGGCGCCAGTGTTGTCATCGCCAGCCGCAATTCGGAGAATCTGCAGTCTGCGCGCGAACAGCTAGCAGCGATAAACCCGAATTGCCTGGCGCAACAGGTCAACATCCGGGACACGGCCGATGTCGAAAACCTGGTCAGCGCCGCCAAAGAGCGATTCGGGCGCATCGACTTCCTGATCAACAATGCCGGCGGACAGTTCCCGGCCCGCCCCTCGCAGATTTCCGATAACGGCTGGCGGGCAGTGGTCGATCTGAACCTGAATGGCACCTGGAATATGTGCAGCCGGGTGGCTCCGTTGATGGTTGACCAGGGCTTTGGCGCCATCGTCAACGTGGTGCATGTCTATTCCTTCAACCGCGGCGCACCGCCGTTTGTGCATTCCGGCGCCGCCCGGGCAGGTGTTGTTAACATGACCCAGAGCCTGTCCTATTATCTCGCTCGCAAAGGAGTGACAGTCAACGCCCTGGCACCAGGCAGCATCGATACCCAAGGCATACACGAAGAGGAGTTCGCGTCAGCAGAATACGGCGACCTGGCCGAATCCACCCTGCGTGACGTGCCAGCACACAGAATGGGCACGGCCGAAGAGATGGCAGCCATCACGCTGTTCCTGTGTTCACCCGCTGCCCGCTATATTAACGGCGCCAGCATCGTTGCAGACGGCGCGCAGTTTAT
- a CDS encoding acyl-CoA dehydrogenase family protein — MNAEFTAEELAFQKEVREFLEAEFPKDIKHKVDNGIRLEKDDFVRWQKILYKKGWVAPNWPEEYGGTGWTATQKYIFAMEMGLYGAMEPVAFGVKMVAPVIYSFGNEEQKKRFLPDILQSNVWWCQGYSEPNAGSDLASLKTTAVRDGDHYVVNGTKTWTTLGQYADWIFCLVRTDSTVKKQEGISFLLIDMKTPGIKVSPIVLLDGEPEVNEVHFDNVRVPAENLIGEENKGWTYAKVLLTHERTNIAQVPNSKLKLRKLKELAGKTPDGNGGTLLNDPVFVRKLAEVDIQVLALEYAELRTLAAVSVGKAPGPESSILKIVGTEATQFIDELYMEVAAYHNMVHAPEQFAEGFSGEYVGVGSLAASANTYFNNRKKSIYGGSNEVQKNIISKAVLGL, encoded by the coding sequence GTGAATGCCGAGTTTACTGCAGAAGAGTTAGCGTTTCAGAAAGAGGTCCGGGAGTTTCTCGAAGCCGAGTTTCCCAAAGACATAAAACACAAGGTGGATAATGGGATCCGGCTGGAAAAAGACGACTTTGTCCGCTGGCAGAAGATTTTGTACAAGAAAGGCTGGGTAGCACCAAACTGGCCAGAGGAGTACGGCGGCACAGGCTGGACAGCCACTCAGAAATACATCTTCGCCATGGAGATGGGTCTTTATGGCGCCATGGAGCCGGTCGCGTTTGGTGTCAAAATGGTGGCACCGGTTATCTACAGCTTCGGAAATGAAGAACAGAAAAAGCGCTTCCTGCCAGATATTCTGCAAAGCAACGTCTGGTGGTGTCAGGGATATTCCGAGCCCAACGCCGGCTCTGATCTGGCTTCTCTCAAGACGACTGCCGTGCGCGATGGCGATCACTATGTTGTCAACGGCACCAAAACCTGGACAACCCTGGGGCAGTACGCGGACTGGATTTTCTGTCTGGTGCGCACCGACTCTACAGTGAAGAAGCAGGAAGGTATCAGTTTCCTGCTTATCGACATGAAGACCCCCGGCATTAAAGTCTCTCCCATCGTTCTGCTGGATGGCGAGCCGGAAGTGAATGAAGTGCACTTTGACAATGTCCGGGTGCCGGCTGAAAACCTGATTGGGGAAGAGAACAAAGGCTGGACCTACGCCAAGGTGTTGTTGACCCACGAACGGACCAACATTGCTCAGGTGCCCAACTCCAAACTGAAGCTGCGTAAACTCAAGGAACTGGCTGGCAAAACACCAGACGGTAATGGCGGTACTTTGCTGAATGATCCGGTATTCGTCCGCAAGCTGGCCGAGGTGGATATTCAGGTGCTGGCGCTGGAGTATGCGGAGTTGCGCACACTGGCTGCGGTCAGCGTTGGCAAGGCACCGGGGCCGGAATCTTCCATCCTCAAAATCGTCGGCACAGAAGCGACCCAGTTTATCGACGAGCTGTATATGGAAGTGGCGGCTTACCACAATATGGTTCATGCGCCCGAGCAGTTCGCAGAGGGTTTCAGCGGTGAGTATGTGGGCGTCGGCTCTCTGGCTGCCAGCGCCAATACCTACTTTAACAATCGCAAGAAGTCGATCTATGGCGGATCCAACGAGGTCCAGAAAAACATCATCAGTAAAGCCGTACTGGGCCTGTAA
- a CDS encoding acyl-CoA dehydrogenase family protein, with translation MDFSYSDEQQMLQDSVQKFVHSQYDFDTRHKVIESDKGFSDENWNLFAELGWLTVPFKEEDGGFGGSAVDLMVVMEEFGKGMVVEPFVPTAVISGGLISELGNAEQKESLLSSIMEGGLQLATAYAEADSRYNLASVGTTANKSGDSYTLNGDKVVVLNGPAADKILLVARTSGDKLDREGISVFIVDAGSEGLTTRNYTNVDGHRAAEVHLNNVKVSADALLGAEGQALVALEKVIDRAAVAVSAEAVGAMDSLLKKTVEYAKTRKQFGVAIGTFQALQHRMSEMFIECQLARSIVIMAAMTLDGNGSDADKAKAVSAAKSRVGRAMRKVGQEAVQIHGGIAVTDELDVGHFFKRVTAIENLFGNTDYHTLRYAGL, from the coding sequence GTGGATTTTTCATATAGTGATGAGCAGCAGATGCTGCAGGACAGCGTTCAGAAATTTGTACACAGCCAGTATGATTTCGACACGCGACATAAGGTTATAGAGAGCGATAAGGGTTTCAGTGACGAGAACTGGAATTTGTTTGCTGAGCTGGGCTGGCTGACTGTGCCCTTCAAAGAGGAAGATGGCGGTTTTGGTGGCTCGGCTGTTGATCTGATGGTGGTCATGGAAGAGTTCGGCAAAGGCATGGTTGTTGAGCCATTTGTGCCGACTGCTGTGATCAGTGGTGGCCTGATCAGTGAGTTGGGTAATGCAGAGCAGAAAGAGTCTTTGCTTTCTTCGATCATGGAGGGCGGGCTGCAACTGGCAACCGCCTATGCCGAAGCTGACAGCCGGTATAATCTGGCTTCAGTTGGGACTACCGCCAACAAGAGTGGCGACTCCTACACGCTTAATGGCGACAAAGTTGTCGTTCTCAATGGCCCTGCTGCTGACAAGATTCTGCTTGTTGCCCGCACTTCCGGTGACAAGCTGGATCGCGAGGGCATCTCTGTGTTTATCGTTGATGCCGGCAGCGAAGGTCTGACAACTCGCAATTACACCAATGTGGATGGCCACCGAGCGGCGGAAGTGCATCTGAATAATGTTAAGGTGAGCGCTGATGCCCTGTTGGGTGCCGAAGGTCAGGCACTGGTCGCGTTGGAAAAAGTTATTGATCGCGCGGCCGTGGCTGTGAGCGCTGAAGCTGTCGGAGCCATGGATAGCCTGCTTAAGAAGACCGTGGAGTATGCTAAAACCCGTAAGCAATTTGGTGTGGCCATTGGCACCTTTCAGGCATTGCAGCACCGCATGTCGGAAATGTTCATCGAGTGTCAGTTGGCACGTTCAATCGTCATTATGGCGGCTATGACTCTGGATGGAAACGGATCTGACGCAGATAAAGCCAAGGCCGTTTCAGCCGCCAAGAGCCGTGTAGGTCGTGCGATGCGTAAAGTGGGCCAGGAAGCTGTACAGATTCATGGTGGTATTGCGGTGACAGATGAGCTTGATGTGGGGCATTTCTTCAAGCGAGTGACGGCAATCGAGAATCTGTTTGGCAATACGGATTACCACACACTGCGTTACGCAGGTCTGTAA
- a CDS encoding histidine phosphatase family protein → MSELILVRHGQASFGADSYDKLSDTGIRQVSLLADHWQELGERYDVTYAGDLLRQQETAELLAPVIGQAEVERHSGLNEYNGEPLFRIYLRDHARNEGFDVPAGPIKDRKLFQLVLEAATRHWLDGNLQPSSEDEDFESWRAFQARVHNTLDEIMARHRGGSKVVLSTSGGVIATALQRALQLPDNHTIATNWMVHNSSVTRLVYGRGRVSLGSFNTLSHLEKPQYQDLITFR, encoded by the coding sequence TTGAGTGAATTGATTCTGGTGCGCCATGGGCAGGCCTCTTTCGGCGCCGATTCTTATGACAAATTAAGCGATACCGGCATTCGCCAGGTCAGTCTGTTGGCAGACCACTGGCAAGAGCTGGGAGAGCGTTACGATGTAACTTACGCCGGAGATCTGCTGCGTCAACAGGAAACGGCTGAGCTGTTGGCACCAGTGATCGGGCAGGCAGAGGTCGAGCGACACAGTGGCCTTAACGAGTATAACGGCGAACCGTTATTCAGAATTTACCTGCGCGACCACGCCCGTAACGAAGGATTTGATGTGCCCGCAGGCCCCATCAAGGATCGCAAGTTGTTTCAGCTGGTGCTGGAAGCGGCGACCCGCCATTGGTTGGATGGCAATCTTCAGCCCTCATCAGAGGATGAGGATTTTGAGAGTTGGCGCGCTTTTCAGGCACGGGTACATAACACACTGGATGAAATCATGGCGCGCCACCGGGGAGGCAGCAAGGTGGTACTGTCTACCTCAGGCGGTGTCATCGCCACCGCGTTGCAGCGCGCCCTGCAGTTGCCTGATAATCACACTATTGCCACCAACTGGATGGTTCATAACAGTTCAGTGACCCGCCTGGTCTATGGCCGCGGCAGAGTGTCACTGGGCAGCTTCAACACATTGTCGCATCTGGAAAAACCACAGTATCAGGATCTGATTACGTTCCGGTAG
- a CDS encoding phosphotransferase family protein translates to MTQQTILVDQAQAVREGEEIDLNVLRDYLRPVLGGLVDDLSVRQFPGGYSNLTYLLSSGNEKWVLRRPPFGSKVKSAHDMGREFRVLSALEKVFPYAPKPIHFCEDHSILGCDFYLMSYIEGLVIRREYPDGLELTPEQVRQQFFTLFDVLGELHSVDLKKAGLDNFGKPQGYVTRQVEGWSKRYVAAMTSDAPDFEPIIRWLLDKMPAESGVVGIIHNDYKLDNVIWSPQDPLRLIGVLDWEMATVGDPLMDLGCTLGYWAEASDPDFFRQYRAMPSDAPGAPTRAEIVSRFSERTGINVDNIDFYFCFGLFRLAGIGQQIYYRYAQGLTKDERFARLIDKVHSLRQMCELVVKRSDL, encoded by the coding sequence ATGACACAACAAACAATTCTGGTGGATCAGGCACAGGCAGTCAGGGAAGGCGAGGAAATTGATCTTAATGTGCTGCGTGACTACCTCAGGCCGGTTCTGGGTGGATTGGTTGATGATTTAAGCGTTCGGCAGTTTCCCGGCGGCTATTCAAACCTCACTTATTTGTTGAGCAGCGGTAATGAAAAATGGGTGCTGCGTCGCCCGCCGTTTGGCAGCAAGGTCAAATCAGCCCACGACATGGGTCGCGAATTCAGAGTTTTGTCGGCGCTTGAGAAAGTATTCCCCTACGCGCCCAAACCGATTCATTTCTGCGAGGACCACAGCATTCTGGGCTGCGATTTTTATCTGATGTCCTACATAGAAGGCTTGGTTATTCGCAGGGAGTACCCCGACGGACTTGAGCTGACGCCGGAGCAGGTGCGTCAGCAGTTTTTCACTCTGTTTGATGTGCTCGGAGAATTACATTCTGTTGACCTGAAAAAGGCAGGTCTGGATAACTTCGGCAAGCCCCAGGGTTATGTGACCCGGCAGGTAGAAGGATGGAGCAAGCGTTATGTGGCGGCGATGACCTCAGATGCACCGGATTTTGAGCCGATAATACGGTGGCTACTGGATAAAATGCCGGCAGAAAGTGGCGTTGTTGGCATCATCCATAATGACTATAAGCTCGACAACGTCATCTGGTCGCCGCAGGATCCTCTGAGGCTGATCGGTGTCCTGGATTGGGAAATGGCCACTGTGGGTGACCCTCTGATGGATCTGGGTTGCACTCTGGGCTATTGGGCGGAAGCCAGCGATCCCGACTTTTTCCGCCAGTATCGCGCCATGCCCAGTGACGCACCCGGTGCTCCGACTCGGGCGGAAATCGTTTCCCGCTTCAGCGAAAGGACAGGCATTAACGTTGACAACATTGATTTCTATTTCTGTTTTGGACTGTTCCGTCTGGCAGGCATCGGCCAACAGATCTATTATCGCTATGCGCAGGGGCTCACCAAAGACGAACGCTTTGCCAGGTTGATCGACAAGGTGCACAGTTTGAGGCAGATGTGTGAGCTGGTAGTGAAACGCTCCGATCTGTGA
- a CDS encoding DUF1428 domain-containing protein yields the protein MSYIDGYVMAVPKANKEKFIAHASMGDEVFTEAGALRVVECWQDDVPRGKVTDFYGAVKATDDEAVCFSFVEWPDKETRNAAMARLHETMQSDPRMDPDKNPMPFDGARLIFGGFEVVVDLSK from the coding sequence ATGTCTTACATCGATGGATATGTCATGGCGGTTCCCAAGGCTAACAAGGAGAAGTTTATCGCGCATGCAAGTATGGGCGATGAAGTGTTTACTGAGGCGGGCGCCTTGCGTGTGGTGGAGTGCTGGCAGGATGATGTACCCAGAGGCAAGGTGACGGATTTTTATGGGGCAGTTAAAGCTACTGATGATGAGGCGGTGTGTTTTTCATTTGTGGAATGGCCGGACAAAGAAACTCGCAATGCTGCTATGGCCAGGCTGCATGAGACCATGCAGAGCGATCCTCGAATGGATCCGGATAAAAACCCCATGCCTTTTGATGGGGCCCGGCTTATTTTTGGCGGGTTTGAAGTTGTTGTGGATCTCTCAAAATAG
- a CDS encoding MATE family efflux transporter, giving the protein MAASPVSAPRLSLFRLAGPTIVGNLLLSLVHLAAIKIVAALGAEAVAAVIAADRIYMAIQLIIFSITAGTTTMVAYAWGAQNPAEADRVVKLSAALCLGASLLLWVAIQWLATPMVAIFGLQGDILTEAANYLKVLIYFNVFFSFLAVISAALRAAGDAITPVWVAAIGNVINIVLAYLFVYGAGPVPAMGIIGAAYAAGLSYAVVGAIFYWLWMRNRLLLKPQKQAFFDRDRMRRLVRIAVPAGLEQSIFNFSIIAFMWVVSLYGTEAFTAYGIGVNILSVSIVIGIGFSIATATMAGQNLGAGRPDLAEQAAWRNLKVSFGIMAGLGLLIGVNARLIGSFFISDPIVLDYLVALVVMVAIVQPMMSIEFTLGGALRGAGDTRSPARIMFTGFAFGRLALTGVFYWLEMSVYWVYAALIADYIIKCAMYLVIFRRGAWKSAYGG; this is encoded by the coding sequence ATGGCTGCTTCACCTGTTTCAGCTCCGCGCCTGAGTCTGTTCAGACTGGCAGGACCAACTATTGTTGGCAACCTGCTGTTGTCACTGGTTCATCTGGCGGCCATCAAAATCGTCGCGGCACTGGGCGCTGAAGCTGTGGCGGCGGTCATTGCCGCCGATCGTATTTACATGGCGATTCAGTTGATAATCTTTTCGATCACAGCGGGAACAACAACTATGGTGGCTTATGCCTGGGGTGCACAAAACCCGGCAGAAGCCGATCGGGTGGTTAAACTGTCGGCAGCTTTATGCCTTGGCGCATCACTTTTGCTCTGGGTAGCGATTCAGTGGCTGGCAACGCCCATGGTGGCGATCTTTGGGCTGCAGGGCGACATACTGACTGAGGCTGCCAATTATCTTAAGGTGTTGATCTACTTCAACGTGTTCTTCTCCTTTCTGGCGGTTATCAGCGCAGCGCTGCGGGCCGCAGGCGATGCCATCACGCCCGTGTGGGTGGCCGCCATCGGCAATGTCATCAACATCGTTCTTGCTTATCTGTTTGTCTATGGGGCGGGGCCGGTACCGGCCATGGGCATCATCGGCGCTGCTTACGCGGCCGGATTGTCCTATGCAGTGGTCGGTGCAATTTTTTACTGGTTATGGATGCGCAATCGCTTGCTGTTGAAACCGCAAAAGCAGGCATTTTTTGACAGGGACCGCATGCGTCGCCTGGTTCGCATTGCCGTACCAGCCGGACTTGAACAGTCCATCTTCAACTTCTCCATTATTGCCTTTATGTGGGTGGTGTCATTGTATGGAACAGAGGCTTTTACCGCATACGGAATTGGAGTAAATATTCTGTCCGTATCGATTGTGATCGGCATCGGGTTCTCAATCGCCACAGCAACCATGGCCGGCCAGAATCTGGGTGCCGGACGCCCGGATCTGGCGGAGCAGGCAGCCTGGCGAAACCTGAAAGTGTCGTTTGGCATCATGGCAGGACTTGGATTACTAATCGGCGTGAATGCACGCCTGATCGGCTCGTTTTTCATCTCGGACCCGATCGTACTGGATTACCTGGTAGCCTTGGTTGTGATGGTTGCCATCGTGCAACCCATGATGTCCATCGAATTCACCCTGGGCGGGGCGCTACGCGGCGCGGGCGACACCCGCTCTCCGGCACGCATCATGTTCACCGGCTTTGCATTCGGGCGCCTGGCGCTGACCGGCGTCTTCTACTGGCTGGAGATGAGTGTGTACTGGGTATACGCCGCCCTGATCGCTGACTACATCATCAAGTGCGCCATGTACCTGGTGATCTTCCGGCGAGGCGCGTGGAAATCAGCCTACGGTGGTTGA
- a CDS encoding fused MFS/spermidine synthase — MAQADLSISTTAASRLAVLCVAFINGFVIMSIELLGGRVLAPYFGSSVHVWGSIIAVFMLSLSLGYLWGGRLSLTNPGPNTFIAFFLLAALLCLPIIFFADPVMTQIFLNVEDPRYGSLITAMLLYFAPICVMGMVSPYSVRLLVLSQSESGGVAGMLYFVSTLGSALGTLGTSFYFVMWFEINQVMWGCVAALLACALMIALTLGKQQSGVRT, encoded by the coding sequence TTGGCTCAGGCAGATTTAAGCATTTCTACGACCGCTGCCAGCCGACTGGCTGTGTTGTGTGTCGCATTCATCAATGGTTTTGTGATCATGTCCATCGAATTGCTGGGCGGGCGGGTTCTGGCTCCTTATTTCGGAAGCAGTGTGCACGTCTGGGGCAGCATTATCGCCGTGTTTATGTTGTCGCTATCCCTCGGATATTTGTGGGGTGGGCGGTTGTCACTGACTAATCCGGGTCCCAATACTTTTATTGCGTTTTTTCTGCTGGCCGCCCTGTTGTGTCTACCCATTATTTTTTTCGCCGATCCGGTGATGACCCAGATTTTTCTTAACGTGGAAGATCCGCGTTATGGCTCATTGATTACGGCCATGTTGCTCTATTTTGCGCCAATCTGTGTGATGGGCATGGTATCCCCTTACTCAGTCCGTCTTTTGGTGCTAAGTCAGTCGGAAAGCGGAGGAGTGGCTGGCATGCTGTATTTCGTGTCAACGCTGGGCAGTGCGCTTGGCACACTGGGTACGTCGTTCTATTTTGTCATGTGGTTTGAGATTAACCAGGTCATGTGGGGTTGCGTCGCAGCGCTATTGGCTTGTGCATTGATGATTGCGCTGACGCTTGGAAAACAACAATCAGGAGTCCGGACATGA
- a CDS encoding spermidine synthase, translating into MMAYTRLSILFLMLAFSVAVSAQREVIHEERSQYRNVLVTEFNGQRCMLFNIHRGDMNQTCIDLRNPQRLVFNYTKMSFAGLLLNPDPDNILVAGLGGGTIPMVMRELFPEATIDVLEVDQAVVNVAKEFFNYEEDQRHQVHVVDARVFIKRAGLQGRQYDYIVLDAFSGEYIPEHLLTLEFLQEVKTLLSDDGVVVANTFASSQLYDYESVTYQAAFGEFYNFKRAGSGNRIIIAMKSELPPQGELRQPARDLYERLLPYDINILEYPALLSTRPDWDESARVLTDQFSPANLLN; encoded by the coding sequence ATGATGGCGTACACTCGCCTCAGCATCTTGTTTTTAATGTTGGCTTTCAGCGTTGCAGTGAGTGCCCAGCGCGAAGTCATTCATGAAGAGCGTTCACAGTACCGCAACGTACTGGTCACGGAATTTAACGGCCAGCGCTGTATGTTGTTCAATATTCACCGCGGCGACATGAATCAGACCTGCATTGATTTGCGCAACCCGCAGCGTCTGGTATTTAACTACACCAAAATGAGTTTTGCCGGTTTGTTACTTAATCCTGACCCTGACAATATTTTGGTCGCGGGTCTGGGTGGTGGCACCATCCCGATGGTCATGCGTGAATTGTTTCCTGAGGCAACAATTGATGTACTGGAAGTCGATCAGGCCGTTGTGAATGTTGCAAAAGAATTTTTTAATTATGAAGAGGACCAGCGTCATCAGGTGCATGTGGTTGACGCGCGTGTATTCATCAAGCGGGCCGGTTTGCAGGGTCGGCAGTACGATTACATTGTGCTTGACGCTTTTTCCGGTGAATACATTCCGGAACACTTGTTGACGCTGGAGTTCCTGCAGGAGGTGAAAACGCTCTTGAGCGACGATGGCGTGGTGGTCGCCAATACATTTGCCTCCAGTCAATTATACGATTACGAATCGGTGACGTATCAGGCGGCTTTTGGGGAGTTTTATAACTTCAAACGAGCAGGCAGTGGTAACCGGATTATTATTGCCATGAAATCAGAGCTGCCACCGCAGGGGGAACTGCGGCAACCGGCTCGTGATTTGTATGAGCGTCTGTTGCCTTACGACATTAATATACTGGAGTATCCGGCACTGCTCAGCACCCGCCCCGACTGGGACGAGTCGGCGCGGGTGCTGACAGATCAGTTTTCACCGGCGAATCTGCTGAACTGA
- a CDS encoding DUF6691 family protein — protein sequence MNKYFVSAFVTGLIFGIGLLVSGMANPDKVLSFLDLAGAWDPSLAFVMGGAIVVGVIAFTFVRGRTHSLLGAPLKLPTKKDLDSRLIMGSLGFGIGWGLAGFCPGPALVAFGAGEMKAIVFVVAMLAGMGIFELLERRPKATA from the coding sequence ATGAATAAATATTTCGTAAGTGCATTTGTTACGGGTCTGATTTTTGGCATCGGCCTGCTGGTTTCGGGCATGGCAAACCCGGACAAGGTTTTATCGTTTCTGGATCTGGCCGGCGCCTGGGATCCCTCACTGGCCTTTGTGATGGGTGGTGCGATCGTGGTGGGCGTGATCGCCTTTACATTCGTGCGTGGCCGCACCCATTCGTTGCTGGGAGCCCCGCTGAAGCTGCCCACTAAAAAAGACCTGGATAGCCGTCTCATTATGGGCAGCCTGGGTTTTGGCATCGGCTGGGGACTGGCAGGGTTTTGCCCGGGTCCGGCACTGGTTGCTTTTGGTGCCGGTGAAATGAAAGCGATTGTGTTCGTGGTTGCCATGCTGGCAGGCATGGGCATCTTTGAACTACTGGAGCGACGACCAAAGGCGACAGCCTGA
- a CDS encoding YeeE/YedE family protein: MTIDWAAFTPWAALGGGVLIGIAAAMFILINGRIAGISGILGGLLTPQKGDILWRALFIGGMVLAPSAWLLFADLPTIQIDADYPLLIIAGLLVGISTRYGAGCTSGHGVCGISRMSPRSIVATLSFMATGFITVFVVRHVIGA; this comes from the coding sequence ATGACTATCGATTGGGCTGCTTTTACCCCATGGGCCGCGCTTGGTGGTGGGGTACTGATAGGTATAGCCGCGGCTATGTTCATTCTTATAAATGGCCGTATTGCCGGTATCTCCGGCATTCTGGGCGGCCTGTTGACGCCACAGAAAGGTGATATTTTGTGGCGTGCTCTATTCATTGGCGGGATGGTGCTTGCCCCGTCAGCATGGTTGTTGTTTGCCGACCTGCCGACCATCCAGATTGACGCGGATTATCCTCTATTGATCATTGCCGGGCTGTTGGTGGGTATCAGCACCCGTTACGGCGCAGGCTGCACCAGCGGTCATGGTGTATGCGGAATATCCCGGATGTCGCCTCGCTCAATCGTCGCCACCCTGTCTTTTATGGCCACGGGTTTTATCACCGTTTTTGTCGTTCGTCATGTCATTGGCGCCTGA
- a CDS encoding ArsR/SmtB family transcription factor: protein MMEAIKLEDMRSNADKAVNLLRSLAHEDRLMLLCQLCQQEMCVGELEQALDIRQPSLSQQLGVLRRDGLVSTRRQGKHIYYRVKQGPALDLLQALHKVYCNPQSNQDSKLTGEH, encoded by the coding sequence ATGATGGAAGCCATCAAACTTGAGGACATGCGCAGCAATGCCGACAAGGCTGTTAATTTACTGCGCTCGCTGGCACATGAGGATCGGCTGATGCTACTTTGTCAGCTATGCCAACAGGAAATGTGCGTCGGTGAACTGGAACAGGCCCTGGACATCCGCCAACCCAGTCTGTCCCAGCAGCTGGGTGTGCTGCGCCGCGACGGATTGGTATCAACCCGGCGACAGGGCAAACACATCTATTATCGGGTGAAACAGGGCCCTGCACTGGATCTTCTGCAAGCTCTGCACAAAGTCTATTGCAATCCGCAATCAAACCAGGACAGTAAATTAACGGGAGAACACTGA
- a CDS encoding MBL fold metallo-hydrolase — protein MNTTAQVLRPQVQAFLDNDSETFSYVVYDHEGGHAAVIDAVLDYDPKSGRTRTDTAQQLVDFVKQKQLTVDWILETHAHADHLSAAPFVRDNVGGKIAIGENIVAVQKIFRDVFNLEKQFLVDGSQFDKLFAEGEKFYVGDIEGEVIYTPGHTPADMSWRIGDAVFVGDTIFMPDVGTARCDFPGGDARTLYKSVQHLLSMPDETRLFMCHDYPGDRREHQYETTVAEQKKHNIHVHDGVSEDEFVAMREARDATLEMPRLILPSIQLNIRAGEMPPPEDNGTVYFKIPVNKL, from the coding sequence ATGAACACCACAGCTCAAGTTTTAAGACCGCAAGTGCAGGCATTTCTTGATAATGACTCGGAAACCTTCAGCTATGTCGTTTATGACCATGAAGGCGGCCATGCTGCGGTCATAGATGCCGTACTTGATTACGATCCCAAGTCTGGTCGCACGCGCACTGACACGGCTCAGCAATTGGTTGATTTTGTTAAGCAAAAGCAACTGACTGTGGACTGGATACTGGAGACGCACGCACATGCCGATCACCTGTCAGCGGCGCCTTTTGTTCGTGACAATGTCGGTGGAAAAATTGCGATTGGCGAAAACATTGTGGCTGTGCAGAAGATATTCCGGGATGTTTTTAATCTTGAGAAACAGTTCCTGGTGGATGGAAGCCAGTTCGACAAACTGTTTGCCGAGGGTGAAAAGTTCTATGTTGGGGACATAGAAGGGGAGGTGATCTACACGCCTGGTCACACGCCGGCTGATATGTCCTGGAGAATCGGCGATGCTGTGTTTGTGGGTGACACCATTTTTATGCCAGATGTGGGCACGGCGCGCTGTGACTTCCCGGGCGGTGATGCACGAACATTGTACAAATCAGTACAACATCTGCTGAGCATGCCCGATGAAACACGGTTGTTTATGTGTCACGACTACCCCGGTGATCGTCGTGAGCATCAGTATGAAACAACAGTCGCAGAACAGAAAAAGCACAATATTCATGTTCACGACGGGGTGAGTGAAGACGAGTTTGTCGCTATGCGCGAAGCACGCGATGCGACACTGGAGATGCCGCGATTGATCCTGCCGTCCATTCAGTTGAACATCCGTGCTGGTGAAATGCCGCCGCCGGAAGACAACGGCACGGTATACTTCAAGATTCCTGTCAACAAGCTGTAA